The proteins below come from a single Methanobacterium petrolearium genomic window:
- a CDS encoding 30S ribosomal protein S3ae translates to MAKARRRRVRDTWKDKQWYTITTPKEFGDANIGTTPARDPEMLLKRRVESTMRELTGDFSKQYVKLKFQISEVAGDTATTRFIGHQVTSDYVRSMIRRGTSRIDSIVSAETQDGQKMKIHVLAITIKRAKSSQQRYIRETIEKLVQDAASEKNFVELVEEIIGGKLASYVYHETKKIYPLKRVEIIKTKVVDEQKA, encoded by the coding sequence ATGGCTAAAGCAAGACGTAGAAGAGTTAGAGATACTTGGAAAGATAAACAATGGTACACGATTACTACTCCTAAAGAATTTGGAGATGCCAATATAGGCACCACCCCTGCCCGGGACCCTGAAATGCTCCTGAAAAGAAGGGTTGAATCTACTATGAGGGAGCTTACCGGTGACTTTAGTAAACAGTATGTGAAACTTAAATTCCAGATCAGTGAAGTGGCTGGAGACACTGCCACCACCCGTTTTATAGGTCACCAGGTCACCAGTGACTATGTCAGAAGCATGATCAGGAGAGGAACCAGCCGGATAGATTCCATAGTCAGTGCGGAAACCCAGGATGGGCAAAAAATGAAGATCCATGTTCTGGCTATCACCATCAAAAGGGCCAAATCCTCCCAGCAGCGTTACATCCGCGAAACCATAGAAAAACTAGTACAGGATGCTGCTAGTGAGAAAAACTTTGTAGAACTGGTGGAAGAAATAATAGGTGGAAAATTGGCCTCCTATGTTTACCATGAAACCAAGAAGATCTACCCGCTTAAAAGGGTGGAAATTATCAAGACCAAAGTAGTTGACGAACAAAAGGCATAA